One genomic window of Evansella cellulosilytica DSM 2522 includes the following:
- a CDS encoding alpha-amylase family glycosyl hydrolase translates to MLKRKNNRYLAISMIIIMLFTLIPKFSPTPFVNAEEHEGQSDIPENHIRVHFESGELEIANIRLWIYGDAATWSEELDSWPNGMAFPEGQATDYGPYVDIELIEDPELLEMIVLYEDTELLDSSLKIDIISENMDEVWISRDGDISLYEPVELEENHIRVHYYSEDGSYEPWGLWLWGDVLEMSEDRGGWPIGAQPFSNDQVGKHGAYTDVEYREDGTHIRFLFVNMETTEQFGDFTFEDLENHDQIFINGRNNHIYTNPYYIDEEEEEIEYKDGEYDITVSGEVSSSLNYNENAVLSVDIENNDDVGINEIFIDLTELGGSNKKQVVSFNNRISISVRYDIEPGEKTIPITVVDEDNGTYHTTTTVQVEPRPEKNGDFDWDEAIIYFMLTDRFYDGDPSNNDPYGIGYENYDNIRGTYQGGDFKGITKNLDYLEDLGINTIWITPIVENIGHDLGSVDTPEGSPGAFFGYHGYWAKNFEELNPHLGTLEDFHELIDSAAERNMKIMVDVVLNHPGYGLKMEDALPEDERPIGYPTDADRERFEGMIRERPGSNDLTMELSYLPDFITEDPSVSETLIDWQTSWIDRATTENGNTISYYRVDTVKHVDDATWQQFKTELTLLKPDFKLIGESWGAGQNNDHGYLNTGTMDSLLDFEFKGSARRFAQGQLESVNQDLIERNAIIDNTATLGQFLGSHDEDGFLSHLVDGNEGMLKIAAALQITAKGQPVIYYGEELGQSGANNWPQYDNRYDLDWDSVEDNHILEHYQKLLSFRNDHSLIFARGDRSQIAGSDEEEFLVFDRSFEGESVFVGLNVSEEVQEVTLEVESGATVTDSYSGVTYEADGTEVTVSIPAMADGGTVLLTVANEEQDLPEDPQDEDKDEEKDPNGEEPIQDEDEEQPREQEDTDSEEDKKSEDSDSEVVKDDSDSKLDEESGEKAGEKLPDTATNTYTVMLMGLVLLLLGGATLFVIRKKSVKEQSEL, encoded by the coding sequence TTGCTGAAGCGTAAAAACAATCGTTACTTAGCTATTAGTATGATTATTATTATGTTGTTTACTTTGATTCCTAAATTTTCTCCAACACCATTTGTTAATGCGGAGGAGCATGAGGGACAGTCGGATATTCCAGAGAATCATATACGTGTTCACTTTGAAAGTGGAGAACTTGAGATTGCTAATATAAGGTTATGGATTTACGGAGACGCAGCAACCTGGTCTGAAGAGTTAGACAGCTGGCCAAATGGGATGGCTTTTCCAGAGGGACAAGCAACTGACTACGGACCATATGTAGATATTGAGCTTATCGAAGATCCTGAGTTATTAGAAATGATCGTGTTATATGAAGATACGGAATTACTAGATTCCTCTTTGAAAATTGATATTATTTCAGAAAATATGGACGAGGTTTGGATATCTAGAGATGGTGACATTTCCCTTTATGAACCAGTGGAGTTAGAGGAAAACCATATTCGAGTTCATTACTACTCAGAAGACGGCTCTTATGAACCATGGGGATTATGGTTATGGGGAGACGTATTAGAAATGTCCGAAGATAGAGGCGGTTGGCCAATTGGAGCACAACCTTTTTCTAATGATCAAGTAGGGAAACATGGGGCATATACTGACGTTGAGTATAGAGAAGATGGTACTCATATTCGTTTCTTGTTTGTAAATATGGAAACGACTGAACAGTTTGGTGACTTTACGTTTGAAGACTTAGAAAATCATGATCAAATTTTCATTAACGGAAGAAATAATCATATATATACGAATCCGTATTATATAGATGAAGAGGAAGAAGAAATAGAGTATAAGGACGGCGAGTATGATATCACCGTTTCTGGAGAAGTTTCTTCTTCATTGAACTATAATGAAAATGCTGTTTTATCGGTGGATATTGAGAACAATGATGACGTAGGAATTAATGAAATATTCATCGATCTTACTGAATTAGGTGGATCAAATAAGAAGCAAGTAGTTTCATTTAATAATAGAATATCAATTTCCGTTCGTTACGATATTGAACCAGGTGAGAAAACAATTCCAATAACAGTCGTTGATGAAGATAACGGAACGTATCACACCACAACAACGGTTCAAGTTGAACCGCGTCCAGAGAAAAATGGTGACTTTGACTGGGATGAAGCGATTATTTATTTTATGCTAACAGACCGTTTTTATGATGGTGATCCAAGCAACAATGATCCATACGGTATCGGTTATGAAAATTACGACAATATCCGTGGTACTTATCAAGGTGGAGATTTTAAAGGGATTACGAAAAACCTAGACTATTTGGAAGATTTAGGTATTAATACTATTTGGATCACGCCAATAGTGGAGAACATTGGCCATGACCTCGGTTCTGTAGATACACCAGAGGGCAGTCCAGGTGCATTTTTTGGCTATCATGGGTATTGGGCAAAGAATTTTGAAGAACTTAACCCACATCTTGGTACATTAGAAGATTTCCATGAACTAATTGATTCAGCAGCTGAGCGTAACATGAAAATCATGGTCGATGTTGTTTTGAATCATCCAGGATACGGCCTAAAGATGGAGGATGCTCTACCTGAAGATGAGCGTCCAATTGGCTATCCGACAGACGCTGATCGTGAGCGGTTCGAAGGGATGATTCGAGAAAGACCAGGATCTAATGATTTAACGATGGAACTATCCTATTTACCTGATTTTATTACTGAGGACCCAAGCGTGAGTGAAACACTGATTGATTGGCAAACGAGCTGGATAGATCGTGCTACAACGGAAAATGGTAATACGATTTCTTACTATCGAGTAGACACAGTGAAACACGTAGATGATGCTACATGGCAACAATTTAAAACAGAATTAACATTGTTGAAACCTGATTTTAAACTAATTGGTGAGTCTTGGGGTGCTGGGCAAAATAATGATCATGGCTACCTAAATACGGGAACAATGGATTCGCTACTAGACTTTGAATTTAAGGGAAGTGCAAGGAGGTTTGCACAAGGGCAACTGGAAAGCGTCAACCAAGATCTGATTGAGAGAAACGCAATAATTGACAATACGGCAACACTAGGACAGTTTCTTGGAAGTCACGATGAAGATGGTTTCCTTAGTCATCTAGTCGATGGAAATGAAGGAATGCTTAAAATAGCTGCAGCGCTTCAAATAACAGCTAAAGGGCAACCGGTTATTTATTACGGCGAGGAGCTTGGTCAATCTGGTGCGAATAACTGGCCACAATATGACAACAGGTATGACTTAGATTGGGATAGTGTTGAGGATAATCACATTCTAGAACACTATCAAAAGCTATTGTCATTTAGAAATGATCATTCCCTCATTTTTGCAAGAGGTGATCGAAGTCAAATAGCAGGATCAGATGAAGAAGAGTTTCTTGTATTTGATCGTTCGTTTGAAGGAGAAAGTGTGTTTGTTGGTTTAAACGTTTCGGAAGAGGTGCAAGAAGTAACACTCGAGGTTGAATCTGGTGCTACAGTAACAGATAGCTACAGTGGAGTAACGTACGAAGCGGATGGAACAGAAGTAACTGTAAGTATTCCAGCGATGGCTGACGGAGGTACCGTTCTATTAACTGTAGCTAATGAAGAACAAGATTTACCTGAGGATCCACAAGACGAAGACAAAGATGAAGAAAAAGATCCTAATGGGGAAGAACCTATACAAGACGAAGATGAGGAACAGCCAAGAGAACAGGAAGACACAGATTCTGAGGAAGACAAAAAGTCAGAAGATTCGGATTCGGAAGTAGTGAAGGATGATTCGGATTCTAAACTTGATGAAGAATCAGGTGAAAAAGCTGGAGAAAAGCTACCAGATACTGCAACAAACACTTATACAGTAATGTTAATGGGGCTTGTACTGCTCTTATTAGGTGGAGCAACATTGTTCGTGATAAGAAAAAAATCAGTGAAGGAACAATCAGAGTTATAA
- a CDS encoding X-X-X-Leu-X-X-Gly heptad repeat-containing protein — translation MRKKQILLVFLAAVLVLPSFLVSAATSETISTTASEENNPASGTFTSKDEVVYAALSPNGIMEEIYVVNIFEVLEPGTIIDYGNYTSVKNLTNLSTIEQSGNKIELDAPEGKFFYQGNMKNERLPWNFAISYYLDGEEIDPASLPGKDGHVQIKIETTANEGVETTFYENYLLQISLTLDTDLFRNIEAEDASMANAGKNKQITFTGMPEEDGEFVVEADVTEFEMKGIEIAAVPYNMSFDGPDMDDMTGDMESLTDAIRQINEGVFDLNNGVIDLNSGVFELRNGSAEFQGGMTEINDASTELIDGSAMINEALATINEAVGENTIDFDFEIIDMSELEQLPNSLSQLANGIDETADVLASIHETYSEAYASLDEAMQNIPEYDISDEDIERLYESGVDEEIIDQLVETYHAARQASGTYDRLKEGLDTVDTRLGEMAASSKQVSEILKVVSVELESALEDMDLADITDSFTQLEEGMAELSSSYNEFHNGLLSYTNGVAELSNGYNELHSGIVQLSNGTDELESGVGELYDGTNELYESTNRLPDQMKEEIDKMIAEFDRSDFEPVSFVSADNNEINSVQFVIRTENISMDEAEETTEEEEEKSFWQKLWDLFFG, via the coding sequence ATGAGAAAAAAACAAATACTACTCGTTTTCTTAGCCGCTGTGCTTGTCTTGCCGTCATTTCTAGTGAGTGCTGCAACAAGCGAAACGATAAGCACAACTGCATCTGAAGAGAATAACCCCGCAAGCGGTACATTTACGTCAAAGGATGAAGTCGTTTATGCGGCGTTAAGCCCAAATGGCATAATGGAAGAGATTTATGTCGTTAACATATTCGAAGTGTTAGAGCCTGGAACGATCATCGATTACGGCAATTACACGAGCGTGAAAAATTTAACGAATTTATCTACCATTGAGCAATCAGGCAATAAAATAGAATTAGATGCTCCTGAAGGGAAGTTCTTTTATCAAGGGAATATGAAAAACGAGCGCCTCCCTTGGAACTTTGCGATTTCCTATTATTTAGATGGTGAAGAAATTGATCCCGCATCGCTCCCTGGAAAAGACGGGCACGTTCAAATAAAAATAGAGACGACTGCAAACGAAGGTGTAGAGACGACGTTTTATGAGAACTATTTATTGCAAATTTCGTTAACACTCGATACAGATTTATTTAGAAACATTGAAGCAGAAGATGCTTCGATGGCAAATGCCGGTAAAAACAAGCAAATTACCTTTACTGGCATGCCGGAAGAAGACGGAGAATTCGTTGTAGAAGCTGACGTCACGGAGTTTGAAATGAAAGGTATTGAGATTGCCGCTGTCCCGTACAACATGTCCTTTGATGGACCAGATATGGATGATATGACTGGCGACATGGAATCACTGACAGATGCAATTAGGCAAATCAATGAAGGTGTCTTTGATTTAAATAATGGCGTCATAGATTTAAATAGCGGTGTTTTTGAGCTTCGAAATGGTTCGGCGGAATTCCAAGGTGGGATGACAGAAATTAATGATGCTTCCACTGAGCTCATTGATGGATCAGCGATGATTAATGAGGCACTTGCTACCATAAATGAAGCAGTAGGAGAAAACACGATTGATTTTGATTTTGAAATTATCGATATGAGTGAATTAGAGCAGCTGCCAAATAGCCTATCTCAGCTAGCAAACGGCATTGATGAAACTGCAGATGTGCTCGCTTCTATCCACGAAACATATTCAGAGGCGTACGCTAGCTTAGACGAAGCAATGCAAAACATTCCTGAGTATGATATTTCTGATGAAGATATAGAGAGATTATATGAAAGTGGTGTAGATGAAGAGATTATTGATCAGCTCGTCGAAACGTATCATGCTGCTCGTCAAGCGAGCGGCACATATGACCGCCTGAAAGAAGGCTTAGATACCGTCGATACGAGGCTTGGCGAAATGGCAGCTTCATCAAAGCAAGTAAGTGAAATTCTAAAGGTAGTCTCTGTCGAGTTAGAGTCAGCTTTAGAGGATATGGACCTGGCAGACATCACAGACTCTTTCACGCAACTAGAAGAAGGGATGGCGGAGCTCTCCTCATCCTATAACGAGTTTCATAATGGATTGTTAAGCTATACTAACGGTGTCGCTGAGCTTTCAAACGGGTACAACGAGCTTCACTCAGGTATCGTCCAATTGTCTAATGGAACAGATGAACTAGAATCTGGTGTTGGTGAATTGTACGATGGCACAAACGAATTGTACGAATCAACAAACAGATTACCTGATCAAATGAAGGAAGAAATCGATAAAATGATCGCCGAATTCGACAGATCTGATTTCGAACCAGTGTCATTTGTCTCTGCAGACAACAACGAAATCAACTCGGTTCAATTCGTAATACGAACAGAAAACATCTCCATGGATGAAGCAGAAGAAACAACTGAGGAAGAAGAAGAAAAAAGCTTTTGGCAAAAGCTCTGGGATTTGTTTTTTGGATAA
- a CDS encoding TetR/AcrR family transcriptional regulator translates to MSSKIDRRKKYTRMVLKESLMNILKEKPISNITIKEICEGADINRSTFYSHFSSQYDLLKQIEDEIMNDVNDTLSHYNYNKDDEALQMTVKVLEYVKENSDVCEVLFSEHGDVHFQRRVMMLAHEHTMKSILARSDIEHEVSQYASLFTISGSIHVVQRWLKNGMDTPPKELAEIIITLIKKGTSAFNK, encoded by the coding sequence ATGAGTTCAAAAATAGATCGTCGTAAAAAATATACGAGAATGGTGTTGAAGGAAAGTTTAATGAATATTTTAAAGGAGAAGCCGATTTCCAATATTACGATTAAAGAAATATGTGAGGGAGCAGATATAAATCGCTCTACATTTTACTCTCATTTTTCTAGTCAATACGATCTTCTCAAGCAAATTGAAGATGAAATTATGAACGATGTAAACGACACGTTATCTCATTACAACTATAATAAGGACGATGAAGCACTCCAAATGACGGTTAAAGTGCTAGAGTATGTCAAAGAGAATAGTGACGTTTGTGAAGTTTTATTTAGTGAGCACGGGGATGTCCATTTCCAAAGAAGGGTCATGATGCTAGCTCACGAACATACGATGAAAAGTATACTAGCTCGAAGCGACATTGAACATGAAGTATCTCAATATGCGAGCTTATTTACGATTAGCGGGAGTATACATGTTGTGCAGCGCTGGTTGAAAAATGGCATGGATACACCACCGAAGGAATTGGCTGAAATCATTATTACTTTAATAAAAAAAGGGACAAGCGCTTTTAATAAGTAG
- a CDS encoding efflux RND transporter permease subunit encodes MRGSSSHFRASKEMVQIDIAARIVKHKKLIVVFFMVLAVVSAIVQFFVSVNYNMVDYLPDEAQSTKAMEVMEQEFSGSVPNTRVMIHDVTVQEALIFKEELSAIDGVYDVTWLDDEIDLKTPLEMANEDTVESYFKDNKALFSFSIRQGEEVEVTDEIYALIGEDNALAGEAVDTAESQKMAGAEAVYAAALLIPIIIFILVISTTSWVEPVFFLTAIGVSVLINLGTNIFLGEVSFVTQSVAPILQLAVSLDYAIFLLHSFHDYRKKVENPEEAMQLAIKKSFPAIASSAATTFFGFIALTFMQFEIGADLGVNLVKGIVLSFISVMVFLPALTLLFYKWMDKTKHKQFIPDFKGVGNVVMKLRVPSLLIVFILIVPSFLAQSSTTFTYGIGEHPDTTRAGSDFYAIEEEFGQLTPIVVLVPRGDIVKEAQLSDDFKKMDHVKSVLSYTSTVSPAIPPEYLDSAITEQFYSENYSRIILYTDTEKEGDIPFAVVEAVQSAAGYYYDDYYTLGESVTLYDIKSTVTQDNLVVNVLTVVAIAIVLLVTFRSITIPIVLLLTIQSAVWINLAVPYFTDSPLVFVGYLIISTVQLAATVDYGILFTEDYKERRKEMPALTAIKQTVDKKIFSISISASILSSVGFILWITSTNPIVSSIGLLLGRGALLAFIMVVFFLPAMLYISDKLIEKTTWKANFYKEK; translated from the coding sequence ATGAGAGGTTCATCCTCCCACTTTCGCGCTTCCAAGGAGATGGTTCAGATTGATATAGCAGCTAGAATTGTGAAGCATAAAAAGTTAATTGTCGTCTTTTTTATGGTGTTAGCTGTCGTTTCAGCTATTGTACAGTTTTTCGTTTCGGTCAATTACAATATGGTAGATTACTTACCAGATGAGGCCCAATCGACAAAGGCGATGGAAGTGATGGAGCAAGAGTTTTCTGGCTCTGTTCCGAATACTCGTGTCATGATCCATGACGTGACCGTTCAAGAAGCACTCATATTTAAGGAAGAGCTATCTGCGATCGATGGCGTCTATGATGTCACGTGGCTCGATGATGAAATAGACTTAAAAACACCGCTTGAAATGGCTAATGAGGACACAGTGGAATCTTATTTCAAAGATAACAAAGCGTTGTTTTCCTTTAGCATTCGTCAAGGCGAAGAGGTCGAAGTAACCGATGAAATTTATGCACTCATCGGCGAGGATAATGCCCTTGCAGGCGAAGCCGTCGACACTGCCGAGTCACAAAAAATGGCTGGTGCAGAAGCAGTATACGCTGCAGCTTTACTTATTCCTATTATTATTTTTATATTAGTTATTTCTACAACGTCGTGGGTAGAGCCCGTATTTTTTCTTACAGCCATCGGCGTTTCTGTTCTCATAAACTTAGGAACGAACATTTTTTTAGGAGAGGTGTCCTTCGTTACGCAATCGGTCGCACCGATTTTACAGCTCGCCGTTTCGCTCGACTATGCGATCTTTTTACTTCACAGCTTCCATGATTATAGGAAGAAAGTCGAAAATCCTGAGGAAGCGATGCAGCTCGCGATAAAAAAATCGTTTCCAGCTATTGCATCAAGTGCAGCGACAACATTTTTCGGTTTTATTGCACTTACGTTCATGCAGTTTGAAATTGGTGCAGACCTTGGTGTCAATCTCGTAAAAGGAATCGTGCTAAGTTTTATTAGTGTGATGGTATTTTTACCTGCATTAACGCTATTGTTTTACAAGTGGATGGATAAAACGAAGCATAAACAATTCATTCCTGATTTCAAAGGTGTCGGCAATGTCGTGATGAAGCTTCGCGTGCCAAGCTTGCTCATCGTGTTTATCTTAATCGTTCCGAGCTTTTTGGCGCAAAGCAGTACAACGTTTACGTATGGGATTGGAGAGCATCCGGATACAACACGTGCTGGTAGTGATTTCTATGCTATTGAAGAAGAATTTGGACAGTTAACACCGATCGTCGTCCTCGTTCCTAGAGGCGATATTGTGAAGGAAGCACAGCTAAGTGACGATTTTAAAAAAATGGATCATGTGAAAAGTGTCCTGTCCTATACGAGCACAGTTAGTCCAGCTATTCCACCAGAGTATTTAGACAGTGCCATTACAGAGCAGTTTTATTCTGAAAACTATAGCCGAATCATTTTATATACGGATACCGAAAAAGAAGGCGATATTCCCTTCGCTGTCGTGGAAGCCGTGCAAAGTGCTGCAGGCTATTACTATGATGACTATTACACACTAGGGGAAAGTGTCACATTATACGATATTAAATCTACCGTTACGCAAGATAATCTCGTCGTAAATGTATTGACAGTAGTCGCGATTGCTATTGTCCTTCTCGTGACATTTAGATCGATTACGATTCCGATCGTGTTGCTATTAACAATTCAATCTGCGGTATGGATCAATCTAGCAGTACCTTATTTCACCGACTCCCCACTAGTTTTTGTCGGGTATTTAATTATTAGTACTGTGCAGTTAGCCGCAACAGTCGACTACGGGATTTTGTTTACAGAGGATTATAAAGAGAGACGCAAAGAGATGCCAGCTCTAACCGCCATTAAACAAACCGTCGATAAAAAAATATTCTCTATTTCCATATCCGCGTCCATCTTATCAAGCGTCGGATTTATTCTCTGGATTACATCAACAAACCCTATCGTATCATCTATAGGGCTTTTACTTGGCAGAGGGGCATTACTAGCCTTTATTATGGTCGTATTCTTCCTTCCTGCTATGCTTTACATTTCCGATAAGCTGATTGAAAAAACAACGTGGAAAGCAAATTTTTATAAGGAGAAATGA